In a single window of the Delftia tsuruhatensis genome:
- the leuB gene encoding 3-isopropylmalate dehydrogenase: MKIAVLPGDGIGPEIVAEAVKVLGALGLDFDMQTAPVGGAAYEASGHPLPESTLKLAMESDAVLFGAVGDWKYDTLDRPLRPEQAILGLRKHMGLFANFRPAICYEQLTHASSLKPELVAGLDILIIRELTGDIYFGQPRGRRVATDGHFPGAEEAFDTMRYSRPEIERIAHVAFQAAQKRSKRVTSVDKANVLETFQFWKDVVTEVGKQYPDVQLDHMYVDNAAMQLVKEPKRFDVVVTGNMFGDILSDEASMLTGSIGMLPSASLNSRGQGLYEPSHGSAPDIAGKGIANPLATILSAAMMLRFSLNQEAAAQRIEAAVQKVLARGLRTADIYSEGTTKVTTREMGDAVVQALA, from the coding sequence ATGAAAATCGCAGTCTTGCCCGGTGATGGCATCGGCCCCGAAATCGTCGCGGAAGCCGTGAAGGTCCTGGGCGCGCTGGGCCTGGACTTCGACATGCAGACCGCCCCCGTGGGCGGCGCCGCCTACGAAGCCAGCGGCCACCCGCTGCCCGAATCCACGCTCAAGCTGGCCATGGAATCCGACGCCGTGCTGTTCGGCGCCGTGGGTGACTGGAAGTACGACACGCTGGACCGCCCCCTGCGCCCCGAGCAGGCCATCCTGGGCCTGCGCAAGCACATGGGCCTGTTCGCCAACTTCCGTCCCGCCATCTGCTACGAGCAGCTGACCCACGCCTCCAGCCTCAAGCCCGAGCTGGTCGCGGGACTGGACATCCTCATCATCCGCGAGCTGACGGGCGACATCTACTTCGGCCAGCCGCGTGGCCGCCGCGTGGCCACGGACGGCCACTTCCCCGGCGCCGAGGAAGCCTTCGACACCATGCGCTACTCCCGGCCCGAGATCGAGCGCATCGCCCACGTCGCCTTCCAGGCCGCCCAGAAGCGCAGCAAGCGCGTGACCAGCGTGGACAAGGCCAACGTGCTGGAGACCTTCCAGTTCTGGAAGGACGTGGTCACCGAAGTGGGCAAGCAGTACCCGGACGTGCAGCTGGACCACATGTACGTGGACAACGCCGCCATGCAGCTGGTCAAGGAGCCCAAGCGCTTCGACGTGGTGGTCACGGGCAACATGTTCGGCGACATCCTCTCGGACGAAGCCTCCATGCTGACCGGCTCCATCGGCATGCTGCCCTCGGCCTCGCTGAACTCCAGGGGCCAGGGCCTGTACGAGCCCAGCCACGGCTCGGCTCCCGACATCGCGGGCAAGGGCATCGCCAACCCCCTGGCCACCATCCTGTCGGCCGCGATGATGCTGCGCTTCTCGCTGAACCAGGAAGCCGCCGCCCAGCGCATCGAGGCCGCCGTGCAAAAGGTGCTGGCGCGGGGCCTGCGCACGGCCGACATCTACAGCGAAGGCACGACCAAGGTCACGACGCGCGAGATGGGCGACGCCGTGGTGCAAGCCCTGGCCTGA
- the asd gene encoding aspartate-semialdehyde dehydrogenase, whose amino-acid sequence MNKPQDKQLVGLVGWRGMVGSVLMDRMQAEGDFELIEPVFFSTSNAGGKAPAMAKTHTELRNANDIAELAKCDIIITCQGGDYTKEVFPQLRASGWNGHWIDAASSLRMEKDAVIVLDPVNEDLIKARLAAGGRNWIGGNCTNSILLMGLGGLFKAGLVEWVSSMTYQAASGGGANHMRELLKGMGVVHAAVADELATPASAILDIDRKVAQTIRTDVPTEFFGAPLAGGLIPWIDAQLDNGQSKEEWKGQAEVNKILGTEQTIPVDGLCVRIGAMRCHSLALTLKLKKDLPLAELEAIIKSGNPWVKWVPNDRAITVKELTPAAITGGLEVGVGRVRKLNMGPEYLSAFVIGDQLLWGAAEPLRRMLRILLAN is encoded by the coding sequence ATGAACAAGCCACAAGATAAGCAACTGGTAGGTCTGGTCGGCTGGCGCGGCATGGTCGGCTCCGTGCTGATGGACCGCATGCAGGCCGAGGGCGACTTCGAGCTGATCGAACCCGTGTTCTTCTCCACCTCCAACGCTGGCGGCAAGGCCCCGGCCATGGCGAAGACCCACACCGAGCTGCGCAACGCCAACGACATTGCCGAGCTGGCCAAGTGCGACATCATCATCACCTGCCAGGGTGGCGACTACACCAAGGAAGTCTTCCCCCAGTTGCGCGCCTCGGGCTGGAACGGCCACTGGATCGATGCCGCCTCCTCGCTGCGCATGGAAAAGGATGCGGTCATCGTTCTGGATCCGGTCAATGAAGATCTGATCAAGGCCAGGCTGGCCGCCGGCGGCAGGAACTGGATCGGCGGCAACTGCACCAACTCCATCCTGCTGATGGGCCTGGGCGGCCTGTTCAAGGCCGGCCTCGTGGAATGGGTCAGCTCCATGACCTACCAGGCGGCCTCCGGCGGCGGCGCCAACCACATGCGCGAACTGCTCAAGGGCATGGGCGTGGTCCATGCCGCCGTGGCAGACGAACTGGCCACACCCGCATCCGCCATCCTGGACATCGACCGCAAGGTGGCCCAGACCATCCGTACCGACGTGCCCACCGAGTTCTTCGGCGCGCCGCTGGCCGGCGGTCTGATCCCCTGGATCGACGCACAGCTGGACAATGGCCAGTCCAAGGAAGAGTGGAAGGGCCAGGCCGAGGTCAACAAGATCCTGGGTACCGAGCAGACCATTCCCGTGGACGGCCTGTGCGTGCGCATCGGCGCCATGCGCTGCCACAGCCTGGCACTGACCCTCAAGCTCAAGAAGGACCTGCCCCTGGCGGAATTGGAAGCCATCATCAAGTCCGGCAACCCCTGGGTGAAGTGGGTTCCCAACGACCGCGCCATCACCGTCAAGGAACTGACGCCTGCCGCCATCACCGGCGGCCTGGAAGTCGGCGTGGGCCGCGTGCGCAAGCTCAACATGGGTCCCGAGTACCTCTCCGCCTTCGTGATCGGCGACCAGCTGCTGTGGGGCGCCGCCGAACCGCTGCGCCGCATGCTGCGCATCCTGCTGGCCAACTGA